The following coding sequences are from one Oncorhynchus nerka isolate Pitt River linkage group LG6, Oner_Uvic_2.0, whole genome shotgun sequence window:
- the LOC115131127 gene encoding ras-related protein Rab-33A-like, whose amino-acid sequence MANESLENDGGTGSRNSRNINFTSSVDLSTSVESSVQTRIFKIIVIGDSNVGKTCLTFRFTGGSFPEKTEATIGVDFREKAVEIEGEKIKVQVWDTAGQERFRKSMVEHYYRNVHAVVFVYDVTKMNSFQNLKMWIQECNGHRVSPTVPRVLVGNKCDLVSQIQVPSNTALKFADAHNMLLFETSAKDPKESQNVDSIFMCLACRLKAQKSLLYRDVEREDGRVRLSQETNINKSICPC is encoded by the exons ATGGCAAATGAATCTCTTGAAAATGATGGAGGGACCGGTTCGAGAAATTCAAGAAATATAAATTtcacatcatctgtggatctcagCACGTCAGTGGAATCGAGTGTTCAGACTCGAATATTTAAAATAATTGTAATCGGGGATTCAAATGTAGGGAAGACCTGCTTAACCTTCCGCTTCACCGGTGGGAGCTTTCCAGAGAAGACCGAGGCGACAATCGGTGTGGATTTCAGGGAGAAAGCAGTGGAAATAGAGGGCGAAAAAATAAAG GTGCAGGTGTGGGACACTGCAGGACAGGAACGCTTCAGGAAGAGCATGGTAGAACACTACTACCGCAATGTGCACGCTGTCGTTTTCGTTTACGATGTCACTAAGATGAACTCATTCCAGAACCTGAAGATGTGGATCCAGGAGTGCAACGGGCACCGTGTCTCACCCACTGTGCCTCGGGTACTGGTGGGCAACAAGTGTGACCTGGTTAGTCAGATACAAGTGCCCTCCAACACTGCCCTCAAGTTTGCAGACGCCCACAACATGCTGCTGTTTGAGACCTCGGCCAAGGACCCAAAGGAGAGCCAAAACGTGGACTCCATTTTCATGTGCCTTGCATGTCGGCTGAAGGCCCAGAAGTCCCTGCTGTACAGGGATGTGGAGAGGGAGGACGGAAGGGTTAGGCTTTCACAAGAGACAAATATTAATAAGAGCATCTGCCCTTGCTGA